The uncultured Fibrobacter sp. genome includes the window GTAAAGGACTGCGTTGTCGAAAATGTCGGACGGAGTCGAAATGGCCGAAAGAATCGGGCGCGCAAAAAAGACGCCCACGAACGAAAGGAATATTCCGCTAAAGAACGACACCATCACCGAGGTATGTACACTGCGGGTCACGGAGCGGTAACTGCGTTCGCCGATGGAATGGGCGACCACGACGTTCGCACCGACAGAAATTCCCACGAACAGGTTGATGAGCAAATTGATGACGAAGGTATTTGCACCGACCGCCGCCAGGGCCTTGTCACCAGCGAACTGCCCCACCACGGCAATATCCGTCAAATTGAACAGCTGCTGAAAAATGCTGCTCAAGGCAATCGGAACGGCAAACCACAGGATCTTTCTACCCAGGGGGCCATTCAACATGTCTACATTGGTCTTCGCCATACTCACCTTAAAATCGGGCGTAAATTTAGATTTTCACTCAGTCACCTACAAGGGCTTTTTTCTACCTTTACAACGCAAAAAATAGAGCGGCCCACCCCAGTTTTCCGGGTCGCCATAAAACGGAGATTATCATGGGTTTTAAATGCGGTATCGTAGGCCTCCCGAACGTAGGCAAGTCCACCATCTTTAACGCCATCACCAACGCCGGCGCCGAAGCGGCCAACTACCCCTTCTGCACCATCGAACCGAACGTGGGCATGGTAAGCGTGCCGGACAGCCGCCTCGATGAACTGGTCAAGGTCTACAACCCGAAATCCATCGTTCCCGCCGTTACAGAATTTGTGGACATCGCAGGCCTTGTAAAGGGCGCCGCCCAGGGCGAAGGCCTCGGCAACCAGTTCCTGACCCACATCCGTGAATGCGAAGCCATCATGGAAGTCATCCGCTGCTTCGACGACGAAAACATCGTGCACGTCCACGGTTCCGTGGATCCGGTCCGCGACGTGGAAATCATCGAAACCGAACTCATCTTGAAGGACCTCGACTCCGTCGAAAAGCGCCTCGCCACCGAAGCCAAGGCTGCCCGCATGGGTGGTGCCGAAGCCAAGGCCCGCCTCGCCGCTTGCGAAAAGCTCCGCGACGCCTTCCAGGAAGGCAAGGCAGCCCGCACCGTGATGCACGACAGCGAAGAAATGGAACTCATCGTGAAAGATTTGGCCCTGCTGACGGCAAAGCCGCTCTTCTACTGCGCAAACGTGAAGGAAGACGACATCCTCACCGGTAACGCCTACGTGGAAAAGCTGAAGGAATACGCCGCCGCAAACGGCCACGAAGTCATCATGATCAGCGGCAAGATCGAAGAAGAACTTTCTGCCATGGAACCCGACGAGAAGGCCGAATTCCTCAAGGAACTCGGTATGAAGGAATCGGGCCTCGACGCCGTGGTGCGCAAGGGCTACGAAATCCTCGGGCTCCGCACCTTCTTTACCGCCGGCGAAAAGGAATGCCGCGCCTGGACGTTCCACGCAGGCTACAAGGCCCCGCAGTGCGCAGGCGTGATTCACACCGACTTCGAACGCGGCTTCATCCGCGCCGAAACCTTGAGCTACAGCGACTTCCTGAAGCACGGCAGCTGGAACGCCGCCAAGGAAGCAGGCCTCGTCCGCACCGAAGGCAAGGACTATGTGGTACAGGATGGCGACATCATGTACTTCCTGTTCAATGTTTAGTGGTTTCGCCGATTAGGTATCAGGCTTCAGGTACCAGGCTTTAGGTTTTAGGTATCAGGAAACAGACCTATTAAAATCAGCTCGCCTTAAGGCGAGCTTTCTTTTTAGGCCCTTCGGCAAGCTCAGGGACCTTAATAAGATTAACGAGCTTTCTTTTTAGGCCCTTCGACAGGCTCAGGGACCTTAAGATGTTGGTAAAGGTTGGTGAGCTTGTCGAACCACCGGGACCTTAATAAGGTTGGGATTCTACGATTTCTTCTTAGCGGCGCGTTTCGCCTTAATTTCGTCTACAATCGGCCGAA containing:
- the ychF gene encoding redox-regulated ATPase YchF encodes the protein MGFKCGIVGLPNVGKSTIFNAITNAGAEAANYPFCTIEPNVGMVSVPDSRLDELVKVYNPKSIVPAVTEFVDIAGLVKGAAQGEGLGNQFLTHIRECEAIMEVIRCFDDENIVHVHGSVDPVRDVEIIETELILKDLDSVEKRLATEAKAARMGGAEAKARLAACEKLRDAFQEGKAARTVMHDSEEMELIVKDLALLTAKPLFYCANVKEDDILTGNAYVEKLKEYAAANGHEVIMISGKIEEELSAMEPDEKAEFLKELGMKESGLDAVVRKGYEILGLRTFFTAGEKECRAWTFHAGYKAPQCAGVIHTDFERGFIRAETLSYSDFLKHGSWNAAKEAGLVRTEGKDYVVQDGDIMYFLFNV